TCTCCAGATCCAACCCTTTCAACGATATTGACTGCCGAGGTTCTCCAGTAGGCATGTACGGATTTTCGTACTCTCTTCTTGGTCGGATTTTGTCACTTTCATCGGCAGTGGCAACCAGGACGAACCATTGAGGATTGATCCAATGATCCAACGTAAATGGGGGCATCGGTGGATTTGGAGCGAGAGATAAAAGGATTTCGTTAAATGGGCGTTGGAGCTTTTTTACTTCTGCTTGTATCATGTCTTCATCAACGTCATCGGTGTTTTGGCCGTAATCCAACTTTAAGATGTCAAGCGACTTCAGAAAGTCCGCGAGAAGAAGTGGTGCTCTTTCTAATTCCGATGGTATCCATTGAAGATAGAACACGGCTCCCGGAGAGCGTACGATTAAGTCGCATTCGTTATCGATGCTGCTGGTGATCCAGCTGGCAAGAACAAACTCTGTCTCCATTGATGCAATTCGGACTGTTGATTTGAAAACAGCAAAAAGCTGTGCGCAGCGGATAAGAGGCTGCAGACATAATATGAACCACTTTTGCTTAGGCGGTGAAACCTTGGTATGCTTTTTACCTGCGGGTCTGAGAACCCATCAGCCAGCCAATTTTGCCTACTGGCTTAGCCCTGCGCTCGGGTGGCAATTGATCATTTACCAATCGGACACCCCACCCTAACTGTTATTACAAGCGGATGCTGCCCTAGGTTCCGTTAAATTTGGGTGTGTTCTGAAAAGACGCTAAGGGTTCGTTTAGAAACTCAAACTCTAGATGTCGGGACAGACGCGATATTTGTTGTTAATATAAAAGACAATTGAGCGAACAAGACTGTCTTTTCAGATTTCTGTTCTGCCATTCGTCTCCTCGTTAAAAGCTGTTCCAAACCAGGAACCCCTAATCTCACTTGCAGTGCCCTAGCGAAAACCTTGTCTTATTTCTCGGAATGGTGGCGTACAAAGACCCAAAGCTCAAAAGGCTAGTCGACTCCAAAATGACTACCTAAATGGACAGCATCAAAAGTTTTGCGGTCGAGAATGGAGCCGACGACGAGTTTCTCTTTCTCAACTACGCCGACCTTAGCCAGAACCCTCTGGGAAGCTATGGCGACAAAGACATTGCGTTCATGGAGAAGGTTGCGAGCAAATACGACCCGAACGGAGTGTTTCAACGAAATGTGCCTGGAGGATTCAGGTTGTCAATTGCTCGAACAACTGCGTGTTTGAGGTGAAAAAGCAATAAGGCGGCCGAAACAGAAAATCATTCGGCTGAAAATTATAACGCCTTGATAAGCAGCAACGATGATTCCGCAGAAGAGACCTCCAGTCCAAAGAGCACCGGGCGCTCTTGAACATCATTAACAAACTCCGCTCCCACGGCATTGGATAGGTCGTCGACCTTCCCGAAATAATCGTTTGCGGAAATCAATCGGCCGGCAAAAGCTGGGTGCTTAAGGCTATTTCAGGTTACCCATTTCCTACCAACAATGGTCTTTGCACCCGATTCGTAACAGAGCTGGTCCTCCGATGGATCATATTAACAagtttaacaatattcgatATTTCACGACCCGCTGCCCTGGCCACGTGAGGGGGGTTGCAGGCGCGATATTGTGTACTACGCATGCGGCGTAAAAAGAGTGCTAAGGATCTTGCAGGGCAAGAATTTACAAGATCTTATGGATTAAGCTGTTCTGACTGTTGTTAAAACTCTCTTTAACCAAAAAGTCcagcaaaataaaaatacaaAATTTACAAAAAGGAAGGATGGCGACATTCATAACTATAGGCCCTCTTGGCCTGCTAGTGATTTTTAATGCCCCATCCTCAGGGGTAGTTGGTTGTTAGGAACTTCACTGAGCTAAAGTCATTGATCAATTATTTGCGCGGGGATAAGCTTGTGCCTGTTCAAACTGTTAGCTTCATTTTTGTAAGCCATGTTCCGGCCATTCCCTACCAGGCTTTTTGGACATGTTGGCCACAATTAGGTTTTCTCCGATGTATGTTTTGCAAAGCTGATGCTGACACCGGCATGGATTTGTATTTCGAGACGAGATTCTACAAGGAAGTGATCAAGCTTCCAATGGTATGGAAGAAAGCAGACTCGCGGTCGTACCTTAACTCTGAACTTAATCACGGTATTAAAAGAGTGTCTGACCTCCTATGCCCAaccatttttcaaccttttcAGCGTATCGACTGAGATTAACATATCACTGGATCCGTAAAGGTCCGCGTCTGAAACCAACCCATAACTGGATGAAAATTCAATTAAGGAAAACAGCGAGAAGTGGTTCCTCGTAACCTTGGAAAAGAATACCCGTCAGCGTCGCTGGAGGTTTTCAAGGCTGCTCCTCAATTTATTTGCCCTGCTCCTAAGCTCTTCCCGCTTGcggttttgtttttctgACTCGGCTCCGATTTGAAGAAGCTCGTCGTCCGTGAATCGGGAAACAGTCACTGGACTGAAGATCTTGGGAAGGGGCGCAATAATGTGACGTTCGACAACCTGCCGACAGACATTATCCACGAAAGTCTTCATGGCGACCTGTTTTCGAAAGAACTTAGTATTTGCACGTTGCAATGGTGTCGTGTAAAGCACACCTTGTAATAAGCTTCCAACCCCGCCAGGGCCTCAGCACATGCCTGGTCGTCCATGTCGACGTTGACTTTGCGCTTCATTGCCTCAAGGAACTTTTCAATATCCATGGGGATGTTGCTAACGTGGAGTTTGCCATGGTAATCCGAGCTTGCTGTCTCTTTGATAGCACCTTCCACGGCCTCACGCAAAAAACCATGACGGGACTTTTGAATGTTATCAGTGTAATAATGGTTGTACGTAATCGGCTGGCGCTGCTCGTCTTTTCTAAGTTTGTCAAGCTCCATCAAAGCGTCATTGCCGGCGTCCTCAATCCACTGAGAGCAAATGGAAAGCACATCACCACGAAGTTTATCCTCGGGCAGAACCACTCGAGTGGCGTGCTGCAGCCACCCTGTAACGATCGCGATAATGCTTTCCACGTGGGCTGTGGCAATAGGGAGCCAACGAGAGGATTGTTCCAGGAACAACTCGGCCAGCAGGACATGATTGTAGTTTCCTGGAAGCTCACGACCCCGTGTGCGCAAATACACCTGTACAATGTCAGTCGTACCCGATTAAATAACCACATATGGACATACCTTTTTGACCCAGTTTTTCATTTCCTTTTGGGTCACGAAAAGCTCCTTCTCGTCGTTTTCCTTAATTGAATTTTCATCCAGAGTCCAGTTGATCTCTGAATCTGCCGGCCtcaaaaccctttttttgccaTGGGTACGGATGTCGGTAGCGAATTGGCCATTGATCTTGTGGACCACGGCGCGCAACCGCGAATCTTCAACCTGATCGAAAAAATCGTAGTACGGCCCATGATAGTTGCCATCCAAGGCAGCTTGGACCAGCTGGGCAAAGCTGGTGCTAACTTGCGTCAGAAAAATGCGGATGTGCCCGACAGTGGGACGGGCTTGGCCaagtcgcgtcaagctctcCTCTGTGGTGCGCAGGACCTTCCGAATATCTTCAACCACCTGGGGCATTTCCTTCTCGATGTGGGCGTCCAGGAGGTCCTGCAGAAACAGCTTCAGATTCTCGGCCCCTACACGACTCATATCGAGATGCTGCTTCCAAACGGGCTCCGAGAAAAATCTCAGCTCCCTCTGCGACCGCTGCTCAGGTTTGATACCCTCTTCAATCTCGGATGGCTTCGGGTTtttcaaaagaaaaaagccaaGGTTCAGCTTAATGTTGGCCTGGTTGTTCGCAAGCTGTGCCAAGCTAGCCTCGCTTCCCTCGTTAATCAAGTCCGCCTTGGTGATAATCCCCACCGTCCTCTGACCTTCCGGGTCGTACTGTCGCGCAAGCTGGATGATGACTTGGTTGGCGATGTCGTTGGTGGCCTGCACCACTGCTAGCACAATCGTGCGAGAACTTTGAACATAGCCTTTAACCATGTCTTTGACGAGCTGGATGTCTTCTTCTGTTTGCTCTTCGTTGGCCACAGAGATGAGTCCAGGCAGATCAACGATAGTCAGATTGAGATTTGTCTGGCCCGTGAATTCAATCCGCAAGATATCAGACGCAAACGCGTTCCCGAGACTATGGTCCGCATACCCACGGATCTCCATCAATGCGGACACCTGCTCAATAACATCAGGGAGTTCCGACATGTCTGCTAGCACGCGGCGGTATTGTAGAAGGGCATCTCTCTTTTCCTTCAGTCTGGAGTCGTGAGGGTGAATAGTGGCCATAATACGCGTAGCCGTGGAGTTGTGCCGAAGGATGATTTCAGTGGGGAACCTTGTACAAAGTCCATTCTTTCTGGGGAACGGGATGCCAGTGACGCTCTCTAAGACCGAGCTCTTGCCGGCCGACTGGTCGCCGCAGACCACCAGCTGGGGTAGAGAGACAACATCTCCAATCCCATAGGCTCTTACTTGATCGATCTGGTTGATGCGCTCCGTCGACCTGGACGAGTTCAGGCCACGCACAACGGAGGACGGTGCGCTAGGCTCTTCACTACGCATAGTTGGTTGATTGAGTTGTACACCACTGTGATATTCTTTCTAGAGCCGGATGTCACTTCGAATCTAAGAGTGATGAAGGAGCTGAGGGAAAGGGTGACTTTTATAGAAGATTTTAGTGCATAAGCATCACATGGAACGAATATGAAAAAGAGTAAAAGAATGAAAGTAGTTGTAGACTGTACTTTCAGGCAAGAGGGAAGGTAGCAAGAGAGCTGCTCACTTTGTGAAAAAAGCCGATTCAAGTCATCTGGTACGCCAGCCTCGGCTGCACCCGCCGTAGCCCTCGGCTTCAGGAAGCCGTGAGAATAATGCAACCTGCTAACATCTCAAGATCACATGCTGAATATGTCTTTGGAGTAAGCAGATATATTTTTGGGACAGAATGTATGCAGCCACCAGTTCGTCACATTAAcagcaaacaagaaaaaaaggaagccaATACTGGATAAACCATATTTTGTTGGGTCAAGGACATCATGTTCGTGCCGTGCCTTTACGTGCTTGTGCAAATATATCGACTGCATTCAAAGTTCAACAATGATCTTCGGCACATGTGAGACCGGCAGTATTTGTGCCTCACGTAAACAACGAAAATGAAATTGAAGTCTAGGTTTTGCCGGTCGGACTGCCAAACTATATTTAGTAGGTGGAATCGCGGACCCATCCTATGGATGGCCAACTGCCAAAGCGCCAAAACAAAATTTTGCAACCGTATTAACTAAAACGCAGTGCACTGTTCAGGTGGCAGACATTATTGGTACAAACGACGGCCAACAGTTGGGAACCTCTTCTTTGGTTTGCAGAGTTCCCCCACGAAATTTAAATTGGATTTTGTCCAACCAAATCGTAACATAGCTTATTGTCAGAAACCCAGCACTCAAGCTTGTTCCTAGGGGTAACGGTACAATATGTTGAAATAACTGAGCGTCGTGTTAGGAACGATAAAGCAACCGATGCACGACGAAGCGACACCTGGCATGCCACCACAAATACTGCTTCAATCTACTGCGACGCAGAAGTCCAAGGTCGAACCGTGGCTCACAGAATCATTGAGCGCATCGAAACCCACGAATCGCTAGATAGCGTTTCTGAGTATCAAATATGTTTTGGTAAAGCTTTGTCATCGCCAAATGCGATCTGGACCCTGGCAACCCTGATGCGCATAACCCCGTAATCTGA
The Pyricularia oryzae 70-15 chromosome 1, whole genome shotgun sequence DNA segment above includes these coding regions:
- a CDS encoding interferon-induced GTP-binding protein Mx2, whose translation is MRSEEPSAPSSVVRGLNSSRSTERINQIDQVRAYGIGDVVSLPQLVVCGDQSAGKSSVLESVTGIPFPRKNGLCTRFPTEIILRHNSTATRIMATIHPHDSRLKEKRDALLQYRRVLADMSELPDVIEQVSALMEIRGYADHSLGNAFASDILRIEFTGQTNLNLTIVDLPGLISVANEEQTEEDIQLVKDMVKGYVQSSRTIVLAVVQATNDIANQVIIQLARQYDPEGQRTVGIITKADLINEGSEASLAQLANNQANIKLNLGFFLLKNPKPSEIEEGIKPEQRSQRELRFFSEPVWKQHLDMSRVGAENLKLFLQDLLDAHIEKEMPQVVEDIRKVLRTTEESLTRLGQARPTVGHIRIFLTQVSTSFAQLVQAALDGNYHGPYYDFFDQVEDSRLRAVVHKINGQFATDIRTHGKKRVLRPADSEINWTLDENSIKENDEKELFVTQKEMKNWVKKVYLRTRGRELPGNYNHVLLAELFLEQSSRWLPIATAHVESIIAIVTGWLQHATRVVLPEDKLRGDVLSICSQWIEDAGNDALMELDKLRKDEQRQPITYNHYYTDNIQKSRHGFLREAVEGAIKETASSDYHGKLHVSNIPMDIEKFLEAMKRKVNVDMDDQACAEALAGLEAYYKVAMKTFVDNVCRQVVERHIIAPLPKIFSPVTVSRFTDDELLQIGAESEKQNRKREELRSRANKLRSSLENLQRR